A single window of Bacteroidota bacterium DNA harbors:
- the kbl gene encoding glycine C-acetyltransferase, protein MYGTFKDHLQNQLNDIEANGLFKRERVITTPQGASVKVNGKDVIIFCANNYLGLSSHPKVIEGAKKTLDSHGYGMSSVRFICGTQDIHKTLEQKIATFLGQEDTILYAAAFDANGGVFEPLFGEEDAIISDELNHASIIDGVRLCKAQRYRYKNSDMADLEEQLKKAQAQRYRIIVTDGVFSMDGYVAPLDKICDLADKYNALVMVDESHATGFIGKTGRGTVELKNVMKRVDIITGTLGKALGGAMGGFTTGKKEVIEILRQRSRPYLFSNSLAPHIVGASIAVFDLLSQTTELRDKLEWNINYFKKGIKAAGLEIKEGDSAIVPVMLYDAKLSQVFADKLLQEGIYVIGFFFPVVPKGQARIRVQLSAAHEKEHLDKAIAAFAKVGKELGVIK, encoded by the coding sequence ATGTACGGAACATTTAAAGATCACTTACAAAACCAGCTTAATGATATTGAAGCAAACGGTTTATTTAAACGCGAACGTGTTATTACCACCCCACAAGGTGCGTCAGTAAAAGTAAACGGTAAAGACGTAATTATTTTTTGTGCCAATAACTATCTTGGTTTATCGTCGCACCCAAAAGTAATTGAAGGAGCTAAAAAAACCTTAGACAGTCATGGTTACGGCATGAGTAGTGTTCGCTTTATTTGCGGCACACAAGACATTCATAAAACCTTAGAACAAAAAATTGCCACCTTCTTAGGACAAGAAGACACTATTTTATACGCTGCGGCATTTGACGCAAATGGTGGTGTATTCGAACCTTTATTTGGAGAAGAAGATGCGATTATATCCGATGAGTTAAATCACGCTTCAATTATTGACGGTGTACGTTTGTGTAAAGCACAGCGCTATCGTTACAAAAACAGTGACATGGCGGATTTGGAAGAACAATTAAAGAAAGCACAAGCACAACGTTATCGCATTATTGTTACTGATGGTGTATTTAGCATGGATGGTTACGTGGCGCCGCTAGATAAAATTTGCGATTTGGCTGATAAATATAATGCCTTAGTCATGGTGGACGAAAGTCATGCCACAGGCTTCATTGGCAAAACCGGACGAGGTACTGTTGAATTAAAAAATGTAATGAAGCGCGTTGATATCATTACCGGTACTTTAGGAAAAGCTTTAGGTGGTGCGATGGGCGGATTTACAACCGGTAAAAAGGAAGTTATAGAAATATTGAGACAACGGTCGAGACCTTACCTCTTCTCTAATTCATTAGCACCACACATTGTTGGTGCAAGCATTGCCGTGTTTGATTTATTAAGTCAGACGACCGAGTTACGAGATAAATTAGAGTGGAATATCAATTATTTTAAGAAAGGCATTAAAGCTGCCGGTTTAGAAATAAAAGAAGGCGACAGTGCTATTGTTCCGGTAATGCTTTATGATGCTAAACTATCACAAGTATTTGCCGATAAATTATTACAAGAAGGCATTTATGTAATTGGATTCTTCTTTCCGGTTGTTCCGAAAGGACAAGCCCGTATTCGTGTACAGTTATCAGCGGCACACGAAAAGGAACATTTAGATAAAGCTATTGCCGCATTTGCAAAAGTTGGAAAAGAGTTGGGAGTGATTAAATAG
- a CDS encoding GxxExxY protein encodes MKPVLNKQDLIYPELSYKLVGLAYSVFNELGFGHLEKTYQRAFALELKRENIGYKEQVKYNVEYKGEVVGTNYLDFEIDGKIIIELKKSGYLSKKNLEQISNYLKVTGLKLGIVIIFTPEGVRCKRIVNEH; translated from the coding sequence TTGAAGCCTGTATTAAATAAACAAGATTTAATTTACCCGGAACTTAGTTATAAGTTAGTGGGTTTAGCTTATTCTGTTTTTAATGAATTGGGTTTTGGGCATCTTGAGAAAACTTACCAAAGAGCATTCGCTCTTGAATTAAAGAGAGAGAATATAGGTTATAAGGAGCAAGTAAAGTATAATGTAGAGTATAAGGGAGAAGTAGTTGGAACAAATTATCTCGATTTTGAGATAGATGGTAAAATTATTATTGAGCTTAAAAAAAGTGGTTATCTGTCGAAGAAAAATCTCGAACAAATCTCAAATTATTTAAAAGTAACGGGCTTAAAATTGGGTATTGTGATAATATTCACGCCAGAAGGGGTTCGTTGCAAACGCATTGTAAATGAACATTAA
- a CDS encoding glycerol kinase, with amino-acid sequence MEYLSTSALANELEIKSSDLFDKLKAKGWIDRKNEKWVLTELGKQNGGQIRNNPKFGDYIVWPHNISFEDNEQKMKTKLINATAIGKHFEISSQRLNLILSELGWIEKDIAGWQVTKLGKNLGGKQFEHETSGGTYVLWPDSILNNKNLVSVFKDSSTAPEIQKTIPDKEQEIDKKNTDNFREKFPASFRTKDGHMVRSRAEVIIDNALYDYKLAHAYERKLPVEEEVYSDFFIPTENVYIEFWGMEGDPKYSERKKAKIDIYKKYDFKLIELNDNDILNLDDHLPKKLLKFNIKVY; translated from the coding sequence ATGGAATATCTTTCGACATCTGCGTTAGCGAACGAGTTAGAGATTAAATCATCAGATCTATTTGACAAACTAAAAGCTAAAGGCTGGATAGATAGAAAAAATGAAAAATGGGTTCTAACAGAACTAGGTAAACAAAACGGTGGTCAAATTAGAAACAATCCTAAGTTTGGAGACTATATCGTTTGGCCACATAATATTTCTTTTGAAGACAATGAACAAAAGATGAAAACAAAACTTATTAATGCAACTGCCATAGGTAAACATTTTGAAATTTCATCTCAGAGGCTAAACCTTATTTTATCTGAATTAGGCTGGATTGAAAAGGATATTGCAGGCTGGCAAGTAACAAAGTTGGGGAAAAATCTTGGCGGTAAGCAATTTGAACACGAAACCTCTGGAGGAACATATGTGCTATGGCCTGACAGCATTTTGAACAATAAAAACCTTGTTTCTGTTTTTAAAGACAGTTCTACAGCTCCGGAAATTCAAAAAACAATCCCAGATAAGGAACAAGAGATAGATAAAAAAAATACCGATAATTTTCGTGAAAAATTTCCAGCAAGCTTCAGAACAAAGGATGGACACATGGTTCGTTCGCGTGCCGAAGTAATTATAGACAACGCTCTCTATGATTATAAACTTGCTCATGCATATGAAAGAAAGCTTCCAGTTGAAGAAGAGGTATATTCTGATTTCTTTATACCTACTGAGAATGTCTATATTGAATTTTGGGGAATGGAAGGTGACCCTAAGTATTCTGAAAGAAAAAAAGCAAAGATAGATATATACAAAAAATATGACTTTAAACTAATTGAGCTTAATGATAACGACATATTAAATCTTGACGATCATTTGCCGAAAAAATTATTGAAGTTCAATATTAAAGTTTATTAA
- a CDS encoding class I SAM-dependent methyltransferase, giving the protein MQRELSNKDILGWDVKNWSNALLHWEKVIPKDKKLMCLEIGANKGGLSLWLAAKGHSVICNDIKPTPDEIKNHHSSLKLKGEIDYQCFDAVEIPYENHFDVIILKSVLGGVGREGKDERIEKSINEIYKALKPGGIFLFAENLRASKFHSFFRKNFVKWAKDWNYMHYSQIKNYLNKFTDTELHTAGFMGAFGFNEASRNVFGHIDSVVFNNLPKGYHYIVYGHAKK; this is encoded by the coding sequence ATGCAGCGAGAGCTTAGCAATAAAGATATACTTGGCTGGGATGTGAAAAACTGGTCGAACGCATTATTACATTGGGAAAAAGTAATTCCTAAGGATAAAAAACTGATGTGTTTGGAGATTGGCGCAAACAAAGGCGGATTGTCATTGTGGCTGGCAGCGAAGGGACATAGTGTAATATGTAACGACATAAAGCCAACACCGGATGAAATTAAAAATCATCATTCATCTTTAAAATTAAAAGGAGAAATAGACTATCAATGTTTCGATGCGGTAGAAATTCCTTACGAAAACCATTTTGATGTCATCATTTTGAAATCTGTTTTAGGTGGAGTAGGGCGTGAGGGAAAGGATGAGAGAATAGAAAAAAGTATCAATGAAATTTATAAGGCGTTAAAGCCGGGTGGAATTTTTCTATTTGCTGAAAATTTAAGAGCAAGTAAATTTCATTCTTTCTTCAGAAAGAATTTCGTGAAGTGGGCGAAGGATTGGAATTATATGCACTATTCACAAATAAAAAATTACTTGAATAAATTCACTGATACAGAATTGCACACGGCAGGATTCATGGGAGCATTTGGTTTTAATGAAGCTTCTCGCAACGTGTTCGGGCATATCGATTCAGTTGTATTTAATAATTTACCAAAAGGGTATCATTATATAGTTTACGGTCACGCTAAAAAATAA
- the thiL gene encoding thiamine-phosphate kinase translates to MLENNTRTELSALGEFGLIKHLTEHIELKNPSTIKGVGDDAAVINYTNTNTVTLVSSDMLVEGVHFDLTYVPLKHLGYKSVIVNLSDIYAMNGQPKQIVVSMAISSRFSLEAVEELYAGMLLACQKCGVDLVGGDTTSSLSGLVINITVLGECEKDKVVYRHGAKEGNLLCVSGDLGGAYMGLQILEREKTIFKENPNIQPDLEGKDYILERQLKPEARKDIVKLFSDLNLQPTSMMDVSDGLASEILHICTQSNVGCELYEEKIPIDSQTYDTARQFNLDATVCALSGGEDYELLFTIDAADYDKVKNLPDFSVIGHITNKEKGTNLVTKSGTVAALKAQGWDALLKK, encoded by the coding sequence ATGTTGGAAAATAACACAAGAACAGAGTTAAGTGCATTAGGCGAATTCGGTTTAATTAAACATCTTACCGAACATATTGAATTAAAAAATCCTTCAACCATTAAGGGTGTTGGTGATGATGCGGCTGTCATTAATTACACAAATACAAATACAGTTACTTTGGTTTCGAGTGATATGTTAGTGGAAGGCGTTCATTTCGACTTAACGTATGTTCCTTTAAAGCATTTGGGGTACAAATCTGTTATAGTGAACCTAAGCGATATTTATGCGATGAATGGTCAGCCCAAGCAAATTGTTGTAAGCATGGCAATTTCCAGTCGCTTTAGTTTGGAAGCAGTAGAAGAGTTATATGCAGGAATGCTTTTAGCTTGTCAGAAATGCGGTGTTGATTTAGTGGGCGGAGATACAACCTCTTCACTAAGTGGTTTGGTAATTAATATTACTGTTTTAGGTGAATGCGAGAAAGATAAAGTGGTGTATCGCCATGGTGCTAAAGAAGGAAATTTATTATGTGTGAGTGGAGATTTGGGTGGAGCCTATATGGGCTTGCAAATTTTAGAGAGAGAAAAAACCATCTTTAAGGAAAATCCAAACATCCAACCTGATTTAGAAGGTAAGGATTATATTTTAGAGCGACAGCTAAAGCCGGAAGCAAGAAAGGATATCGTTAAATTATTTTCCGATTTAAATTTACAACCAACCTCCATGATGGATGTGAGTGACGGTTTAGCTTCCGAAATTTTGCATATCTGCACACAATCTAATGTGGGTTGTGAATTGTATGAGGAGAAAATTCCAATCGATTCTCAAACCTATGATACGGCACGTCAATTTAATTTAGATGCAACTGTTTGCGCCTTAAGTGGCGGCGAAGATTATGAATTACTTTTCACTATTGATGCAGCAGATTATGATAAGGTAAAAAATCTTCCTGATTTTTCAGTCATAGGACACATTACCAATAAAGAAAAGGGAACCAACCTCGTTACTAAATCAGGAACAGTCGCAGCATTAAAAGCGCAAGGCTGGGATGCTTTGCTGAAAAAGTAA
- a CDS encoding cytochrome c oxidase subunit II, whose amino-acid sequence MKLLVLLAIILLIIAGHQLLRIIELSRGLKKTKEWHVNDADNDAMGKGMLAFMVFFFLFFFWQINRWIDRSLPAASSEHGEKYDALWDANMYLISFIFLVTNFFLFYFAFKYRGHKNAKAVFYSHNNKLEMLWTVIPASALAFIIIFGLKYWNEIMSAPTDANKVTVELYAKQFDWTARFPGKDGKLGSTDFRQIGGTNSVGLDTADATGYDDILIKNEFHLPVGREVEMLMRSRDVIHSAYMPHFRAQMNCVPGMVTAFKFRPTKTTAEMRQDPYVKQMMAGINKQRAKEGKEPVEFDYILLCNKICGASHYNMQMTIIVESEKDYNEWLAKQKAVKTVASN is encoded by the coding sequence ATGAAACTTCTAGTTCTATTAGCCATCATACTTCTGATAATTGCAGGTCACCAATTATTAAGAATCATCGAATTATCGAGAGGTTTAAAGAAAACCAAGGAATGGCATGTTAACGATGCTGATAACGACGCAATGGGAAAAGGAATGTTAGCCTTTATGGTTTTCTTCTTCCTATTCTTCTTCTGGCAAATTAATCGCTGGATTGATCGTTCTTTACCTGCTGCTTCTTCTGAGCATGGCGAAAAGTACGATGCGCTTTGGGATGCAAACATGTATTTAATCTCTTTTATTTTCTTAGTAACAAACTTCTTCTTGTTTTACTTCGCGTTTAAATATCGCGGACATAAAAACGCTAAAGCAGTTTTTTATTCTCACAACAATAAGTTAGAAATGCTTTGGACAGTTATTCCGGCTTCAGCTTTAGCTTTCATTATCATTTTCGGTTTGAAATACTGGAATGAAATTATGTCGGCTCCAACTGATGCAAATAAGGTTACTGTTGAACTTTATGCAAAACAATTCGATTGGACAGCTCGTTTCCCTGGTAAAGACGGTAAATTAGGATCAACAGATTTCCGTCAAATTGGTGGAACTAACTCTGTTGGTTTAGATACAGCTGATGCAACAGGTTACGATGATATTTTAATTAAGAACGAATTTCACTTACCTGTTGGTCGTGAAGTTGAAATGTTAATGCGTTCACGTGATGTAATTCACTCTGCATATATGCCACATTTCCGTGCACAAATGAACTGTGTTCCGGGTATGGTTACAGCATTTAAATTCAGACCTACAAAAACAACTGCCGAAATGCGTCAGGATCCATATGTGAAGCAAATGATGGCAGGTATCAATAAACAACGTGCTAAAGAAGGAAAAGAGCCTGTTGAATTTGATTACATTTTATTATGTAACAAAATTTGTGGCGCTTCTCACTATAATATGCAAATGACAATCATTGTTGAGTCTGAAAAGGATTATAACGAATGGTTAGCTAAACAAAAAGCAGTAAAAACTGTAGCCTCTAACTAA
- a CDS encoding aldehyde dehydrogenase, whose product MSKIQNYINGELVAPISNQYIDNIDPSRGKVYSLIPDSDERDVELATKAAKAAFKAWSNTPKETRSRILQKISFLIEENLDKLALIESVDNGKPLHLAKTVDIPRAAANFNFYATGILHYSSHAHAMEDTAINYTLRQPVGVAGCISPWNLPLYLFTWKIAPALAAGCTVVAKPSEVTPMTAYLLSEICIQAGLPKGVLNIVHGLGPKVGNAIVSHKDIPLISFTGGTKTGAHIASVAGPMFKKMSLELGGKNPNIIFADCDYDKMLSTTMLSSFANQGQICLCGSRIFVERPIYEKFKNDFVEKTKKLTVGPPLQDGVKIGAVVSKPHMEKILSYVELAKQEGGKVLCGGKRKIIEGEFQDGFYVEPTVIEGLSYDCRTNQEEIFGPLVTITPFDTEEEVLMMANSTMYGLASTVWTQDITKANRVASELHTGIVWINCWLLRDLRTPFGGVKSSGVGREGGFEAFDFFTEPKNVCVKLK is encoded by the coding sequence ATGAGTAAAATTCAAAATTACATCAATGGCGAACTAGTAGCGCCTATTTCTAATCAGTATATTGATAACATTGATCCTTCGCGCGGAAAAGTTTATTCTTTGATTCCTGATAGTGATGAGCGCGATGTAGAGTTGGCAACAAAAGCGGCAAAGGCAGCATTCAAAGCTTGGAGTAATACGCCAAAAGAAACCCGCTCACGCATTCTTCAAAAAATTTCCTTTTTGATAGAAGAAAATTTAGACAAGTTAGCGCTTATTGAAAGTGTTGATAATGGTAAGCCGCTTCACTTGGCAAAAACAGTTGATATTCCACGCGCTGCCGCTAATTTTAATTTTTATGCTACCGGCATTTTGCATTATTCATCGCATGCACATGCAATGGAAGATACAGCGATTAATTACACCTTACGTCAACCGGTTGGTGTTGCAGGATGTATTTCTCCTTGGAATTTACCATTGTATTTATTTACCTGGAAAATTGCTCCTGCATTGGCTGCCGGATGCACTGTAGTTGCAAAGCCCAGCGAAGTAACGCCAATGACGGCTTATTTACTTTCGGAAATTTGTATTCAAGCCGGATTGCCAAAAGGTGTATTAAATATTGTACATGGATTAGGTCCAAAAGTTGGAAATGCAATTGTTTCGCATAAGGATATTCCTCTTATTTCATTTACGGGTGGAACAAAAACGGGCGCGCATATTGCAAGTGTGGCAGGTCCTATGTTCAAGAAAATGTCTTTAGAGTTAGGCGGGAAAAACCCTAATATCATTTTTGCCGATTGCGATTACGATAAAATGTTATCGACAACGATGTTGTCTTCATTCGCGAATCAGGGACAAATTTGCTTATGCGGCTCAAGAATATTTGTAGAGCGACCTATTTATGAAAAATTCAAGAACGACTTCGTTGAGAAAACAAAGAAACTAACGGTTGGTCCACCCCTCCAGGATGGTGTGAAAATTGGCGCAGTCGTTTCAAAACCACACATGGAGAAGATTTTAAGTTATGTTGAATTAGCAAAGCAAGAGGGCGGGAAGGTTTTATGTGGCGGTAAACGTAAGATTATAGAGGGAGAATTTCAGGACGGCTTTTATGTAGAACCAACTGTTATAGAAGGTTTAAGTTACGATTGCCGTACGAATCAGGAAGAAATTTTCGGACCGCTAGTAACAATTACGCCATTCGATACGGAGGAAGAAGTTTTAATGATGGCGAATTCAACCATGTATGGTTTAGCATCTACAGTTTGGACTCAGGATATCACAAAGGCGAATCGAGTGGCTTCAGAATTACACACCGGAATTGTTTGGATTAATTGTTGGTTGTTGCGTGATTTACGTACGCCGTTTGGCGGTGTGAAATCATCCGGTGTGGGTCGTGAAGGCGGATTCGAAGCTTTTGATTTCTTTACAGAGCCTAAAAACGTTTGCGTTAAACTAAAATAA
- a CDS encoding cbb3-type cytochrome c oxidase subunit I: MGSTHTATALEHEHATHHDHAHHDDHHEESFVSKYIFSMDHKMISRQFLITAVIMAVVAMTMSIIFRMQLAWPGEKFAFINAILGDKWGKDGILDPNMYLALVTIHGTIMVFMVLTGGLSGTFSNLLIPYQIGARDMASGFMNMLSYWFFFLSSAIMLGSCFIEDGPASPGWTIYPPLSALPEAMPGSKLGMTLWLTSMALFIVSSLLGGLNYIITIVNLRTKGMSMTRLPLTCWAFLITAILGVLSFPVLFSCALLLIFDRSFGTSFYLSDIYIGGRPLDNVGGSPILFEHLFWFLGHPEVYIVLLPALGITSEIISTNSRKPIFGYRAMIGSMLAIGFLSFIVWGHHMYMTGMNPFLGSVFVFTTLLIAIPSAVKAFNYITTLWKGNIQYTPAMLFSIGLVSSFITGGVTGIILADSTLDINVHDTYFVVAHFHIVMGLSAIFGMFAGVYHWFPKMFLRMMNKKLGYLHFWITFISAYGVFFPMHFLGLAGVPRRYYTNSNFPMFDNLVDINEIVTISAIIGALGQGVFLFNFFYSMFRGEKAPQNPWNSNTLEWTTPMANIHGNWPGALPVVHRWAYDYSKPGQEHDFVPQTVPLAEGEHDGGEH, from the coding sequence ATGGGATCTACACATACAGCAACAGCACTGGAACACGAGCATGCTACTCATCACGATCATGCACATCATGATGACCACCATGAGGAGAGCTTTGTGAGTAAGTACATTTTCAGCATGGATCACAAGATGATCTCTCGTCAGTTTTTAATTACAGCGGTTATTATGGCTGTTGTCGCTATGACAATGTCTATCATTTTCCGTATGCAATTAGCTTGGCCGGGAGAAAAATTTGCCTTCATCAATGCTATACTTGGAGACAAGTGGGGCAAAGACGGTATCCTTGATCCGAATATGTATTTAGCTTTAGTTACTATCCATGGTACTATCATGGTATTTATGGTATTAACCGGCGGATTAAGCGGAACGTTCTCTAACTTGTTAATCCCTTATCAAATTGGAGCGCGCGATATGGCATCAGGCTTTATGAATATGCTTTCATACTGGTTCTTCTTCTTATCAAGTGCAATCATGTTAGGTTCTTGTTTTATTGAAGACGGACCTGCATCACCGGGTTGGACAATTTACCCTCCATTATCAGCTTTACCTGAAGCTATGCCTGGTTCTAAATTAGGTATGACTTTATGGTTAACTTCAATGGCGTTATTCATTGTGTCATCTTTATTAGGTGGTTTGAACTACATCATCACTATCGTTAACTTACGTACAAAAGGTATGAGCATGACTCGTTTACCTTTAACTTGCTGGGCGTTCTTAATTACAGCTATCTTAGGTGTGTTATCTTTCCCTGTATTATTCTCTTGTGCATTATTGTTAATCTTCGACCGTAGCTTCGGAACAAGCTTTTATTTATCGGATATCTACATTGGCGGTCGTCCGTTAGACAACGTTGGTGGTAGCCCAATTTTATTCGAACACTTATTCTGGTTCTTAGGTCACCCTGAGGTATACATCGTATTATTACCTGCTTTAGGTATTACTTCTGAAATTATCTCCACTAACTCTCGTAAGCCAATCTTCGGTTACCGTGCTATGATTGGTTCTATGTTAGCAATTGGTTTCTTATCATTTATCGTGTGGGGTCACCACATGTACATGACCGGGATGAATCCATTCTTAGGTTCAGTATTCGTATTCACTACCTTATTAATTGCGATTCCTTCTGCGGTAAAAGCATTTAACTACATTACTACATTATGGAAAGGTAATATTCAGTATACACCTGCAATGTTGTTCTCAATCGGATTGGTTTCTTCATTCATCACTGGTGGTGTTACAGGTATTATCCTTGCTGACTCTACTCTTGATATCAACGTTCACGATACATACTTCGTAGTAGCTCACTTCCACATTGTAATGGGTCTGTCTGCTATCTTCGGTATGTTCGCAGGGGTTTACCATTGGTTCCCTAAAATGTTCTTACGCATGATGAATAAGAAATTAGGTTACTTACATTTCTGGATTACTTTCATCTCTGCGTATGGTGTATTCTTCCCAATGCACTTCTTAGGATTAGCAGGTGTTCCTCGTCGTTATTACACGAATAGCAACTTCCCAATGTTCGACAACTTAGTAGATATTAACGAAATCGTTACAATCTCTGCTATCATCGGAGCATTAGGTCAAGGTGTATTCTTATTCAACTTCTTCTATAGTATGTTCCGCGGTGAGAAAGCTCCTCAAAATCCATGGAATTCTAATACTTTAGAGTGGACTACTCCAATGGCAAATATTCACGGTAACTGGCCTGGTGCTTTACCGGTTGTTCACCGTTGGGCTTACGATTACAGCAAGCCTGGACAAGAACACGATTTCGTTCCTCAAACCGTTCCTTTAGCTGAAGGCGAACATGACGGTGGCGAACACTAA
- a CDS encoding SRPBCC family protein, whose product MIIIYILIAIIGLVLIIAAILPGKYSIKKEIVINKPAAHVYERISNLNHYRDWNPWHKMEQDAKSEITGAPGTVGHKFAWDGKKIGQGSLTIKGFTAPQEITLDLEFIKPWKSTALDSWTFDDLKNGTTKVVWENNGPLAYPMARLMGPMINKNLNQQFEQGLKNLKELCEK is encoded by the coding sequence ATGATTATAATCTACATCCTTATCGCAATAATTGGCTTGGTGCTGATTATCGCTGCTATTTTACCCGGCAAGTATAGTATCAAAAAGGAAATTGTAATAAATAAGCCTGCAGCGCATGTATACGAGCGTATTTCAAATTTAAATCATTACCGCGACTGGAATCCTTGGCACAAAATGGAACAGGATGCTAAATCAGAAATTACCGGAGCGCCGGGAACAGTAGGACATAAATTTGCATGGGATGGAAAGAAGATCGGGCAAGGAAGTTTAACAATCAAAGGATTTACTGCGCCGCAAGAAATTACTTTGGATCTCGAATTTATTAAACCATGGAAAAGTACAGCATTAGACAGTTGGACATTTGATGATTTAAAAAACGGAACTACAAAAGTGGTGTGGGAGAATAACGGTCCGCTGGCATACCCTATGGCACGATTAATGGGACCAATGATTAATAAAAACTTAAATCAGCAATTCGAACAAGGATTAAAAAACCTTAAAGAGTTGTGCGAAAAATAA
- a CDS encoding IPExxxVDY family protein, which yields MSKQKAYTLDPSPEDYNFLLYGIACPDNQYFIVNSVNDALGIDLRLEEYIDLSHRMGKDFKFSFYSFFDEALNLEYNLIPNRSNYVAQENNEKEGGDLFSLFNETVDESSKLIPELTKTDYLLLIKGDEHYHHSYKIAEALKKIPEIITLQEIIPDQLSSKSNLIF from the coding sequence ATGTCAAAGCAAAAAGCATATACTCTTGATCCGTCACCGGAAGATTATAATTTTTTGCTTTACGGAATTGCTTGTCCGGATAATCAGTATTTTATTGTTAATTCCGTAAACGATGCTTTGGGAATCGATTTGCGTTTAGAGGAATACATCGACTTAAGTCATCGTATGGGTAAGGATTTTAAATTTTCTTTTTATAGTTTTTTCGATGAGGCATTAAATCTGGAATATAATTTAATTCCGAACCGCAGTAATTATGTGGCACAGGAAAACAATGAAAAAGAAGGTGGTGATTTATTCTCGCTTTTTAATGAAACTGTTGATGAGAGTAGTAAACTGATTCCGGAACTTACAAAAACAGATTATCTGCTATTAATAAAAGGCGACGAGCATTATCATCACAGTTATAAAATTGCGGAAGCGTTAAAGAAAATTCCTGAAATAATTACTCTTCAGGAAATAATTCCTGATCAATTAAGCAGTAAAAGTAATTTAATTTTCTAG
- a CDS encoding alpha/beta hydrolase, whose amino-acid sequence MQFINNIKGLYLVAALALAIIGVYLYTFFNRVKPPEVFKPKYPTDEAFVLKDLKYGKDTLNYLDLYLPKNRDAQTPLLVIIHGGAWVQGDKNMFWTDMATDFYDEKICVANINYRLAPKAKLNDMLADIRGVLLFLKNNAANFSLDVTKVHLLGTSAGGHLALLYAYTLGEKDIKSVTSFAGPTNFNDDSFYLLTQQWGLPNLYKDVLGRDYIKNEPEVIKASPIHNIKNIPVLLIHALDDDVVPFSQSKQLADSLQFKKIKNQLFTLPNGKHSPYGLNNSFKGVVNETVVKWIEL is encoded by the coding sequence ATGCAATTCATTAACAATATAAAAGGCTTGTACTTGGTGGCGGCTTTAGCATTGGCAATAATAGGTGTTTATTTGTATACGTTTTTTAATCGCGTGAAACCACCTGAAGTATTTAAGCCAAAGTATCCGACAGATGAAGCTTTTGTATTAAAGGATTTGAAGTACGGTAAAGACACACTTAATTATCTTGATTTGTATTTGCCAAAAAACAGAGATGCGCAAACACCGCTTTTGGTTATTATTCATGGTGGCGCATGGGTACAAGGCGATAAAAATATGTTTTGGACAGACATGGCCACTGATTTTTATGACGAGAAAATTTGTGTTGCCAACATTAATTATCGTTTGGCGCCAAAAGCAAAATTAAACGATATGCTAGCTGATATACGGGGCGTATTGTTGTTCTTAAAAAATAATGCGGCAAATTTTTCTTTAGACGTTACCAAGGTTCATTTGTTGGGTACCAGCGCGGGCGGCCACCTTGCGTTATTATATGCTTATACATTGGGGGAAAAAGATATTAAATCTGTGACATCATTTGCCGGACCTACAAATTTTAACGACGATAGTTTTTATCTACTCACTCAACAATGGGGCTTGCCAAATTTGTATAAAGATGTATTAGGAAGAGATTATATTAAAAATGAACCTGAAGTAATAAAAGCGAGCCCAATTCACAACATAAAAAATATTCCTGTTTTATTAATCCATGCGTTGGATGATGATGTTGTGCCCTTCTCACAAAGCAAACAGTTAGCTGATTCACTTCAATTCAAGAAAATAAAAAATCAGCTCTTTACATTGCCAAACGGAAAGCATTCTCCGTATGGATTAAATAATTCTTTTAAAGGCGTGGTGAATGAAACGGTGGTGAAGTGGATAGAGCTTTAA